A section of the Armatimonadota bacterium genome encodes:
- a CDS encoding phosphomannomutase → MGQYLPAFKAYDVRGIVPDELNPDLAYRIGRAFADETGAKSVCIGYDIRLSGPDLYQAMARGLNESGVDVTHLGMVGTEMVYFATAFYGFDGGVMITASHNPPQYNGMKMVRQESRPISGDTGLFEIERRAHEGRWERSGDGKIIEKGVYGDFVKHLMSLVDPAALKPMNILMDVGNGAAGIALEALLPYLPFKVDRMLFEPDGHFPNGVPNPILEEARERTEKRLREASPAFDFGVAWDGDYDRCFFLDGQGNFIEGYYIVGLLADAILSKDPNNTIIYDPRLYWNTLDIVGRRGGRAVVCKSGHAFIKERMRAENAIYGGEMSAHHYFRDHWYCDSGMIPLLLIADLVSRSGKSLSELVGEMIERYPCSGEVNSTVESVPAVLARVEEKFAAGGQIDRIDGLSVAFEDWRFNLRGSNTEPVIRLNVETRGNRALMEAKTQELLAEIRR, encoded by the coding sequence ATGGGCCAATACCTGCCTGCCTTCAAGGCATACGACGTCCGCGGCATCGTGCCCGACGAACTGAACCCCGATCTCGCCTACCGAATCGGGAGAGCGTTTGCCGACGAGACGGGCGCCAAGAGTGTGTGCATCGGCTACGATATCCGGCTTTCGGGGCCGGATCTCTATCAGGCGATGGCGCGGGGACTGAACGAATCTGGAGTCGACGTGACGCACCTCGGCATGGTGGGCACCGAGATGGTCTATTTCGCGACGGCCTTCTATGGGTTCGATGGCGGCGTGATGATCACCGCGAGCCACAACCCGCCCCAGTACAACGGCATGAAGATGGTCCGCCAAGAAAGCCGCCCAATCAGCGGCGACACGGGCCTTTTTGAGATCGAACGTCGAGCCCACGAGGGACGATGGGAGCGCTCGGGAGACGGGAAAATCATCGAAAAAGGAGTCTACGGGGACTTTGTCAAGCACTTGATGAGCCTAGTGGACCCGGCGGCTCTCAAGCCCATGAACATCCTCATGGACGTAGGAAACGGAGCCGCAGGAATCGCGCTCGAGGCGCTCCTTCCCTACCTTCCTTTCAAGGTAGATCGCATGCTCTTCGAGCCGGACGGGCACTTCCCGAACGGCGTACCAAACCCGATCTTGGAAGAGGCCCGCGAGAGGACGGAGAAGCGCTTGAGAGAGGCGTCGCCGGCATTCGATTTTGGGGTTGCCTGGGATGGCGACTACGATCGCTGCTTCTTCCTGGATGGCCAGGGCAACTTCATCGAAGGCTATTACATCGTCGGGCTTCTGGCGGACGCGATCCTCAGCAAGGACCCGAACAACACGATCATCTACGACCCGCGGCTCTATTGGAACACCCTGGACATCGTGGGGCGGCGGGGCGGGCGGGCGGTGGTCTGCAAGAGCGGCCACGCCTTCATCAAGGAAAGGATGAGGGCGGAGAACGCCATCTATGGCGGCGAAATGAGCGCCCACCATTACTTCCGGGATCACTGGTATTGCGACAGCGGCATGATCCCGCTGCTCCTGATCGCCGACCTCGTTTCGCGCTCTGGCAAGTCGCTGAGCGAACTCGTCGGCGAGATGATCGAGCGCTACCCCTGCAGCGGCGAGGTGAATTCGACGGTCGAGAGCGTACCGGCGGTCTTGGCGCGAGTGGAGGAGAAGTTCGCAGCGGGAGGCCAGATTGACCGGATCGACGGCTTGAGCGTCGCGTTCGAAGATTGGCGGTTCAACCTCCGCGGCTCGAACACTGAGCCGGTGATTAGGCTGAACGTGGAGACGCGAGGCAATCGGGCGCTTATGGAAGCGAAGACTCAAGAGTTGTTGGCAGAGATCCGCAGATAA
- a CDS encoding deoxyribonuclease IV: MPAKLLGAHMPTAGGLDKAIRNGKAIGCTAVQVFTSSPQQWRAKEVTDEMASKFKDALKETGITSVVSHDSYLVNLSALDTEMQAKSIAGLKGELNRCAAYGIPFAVSHIGAHMGRGIEEGLRIAAEGIAEVLADTPDSVTLLMETTAGQGSVLNSKFEELAWLLDALKGHKRLGVCLDTCHVFVAGYDLRNQEMFEATFDRFGKAVGLDRLKAIHCNDSKKGLGSHADRHEHIGKGEIGEEAFRLLVNDPKFEYVPILLETPEAETMHQVNLEVLMGLREA, encoded by the coding sequence ATGCCCGCGAAGCTCCTTGGCGCTCACATGCCCACGGCCGGAGGTCTGGACAAGGCCATCCGCAACGGCAAGGCCATCGGCTGCACCGCCGTCCAAGTGTTCACCTCTAGCCCGCAGCAATGGAGGGCCAAAGAGGTCACCGATGAGATGGCCTCCAAGTTCAAGGATGCGCTCAAGGAGACGGGTATCACGTCGGTCGTCAGCCACGACAGCTATCTGGTCAATCTGAGCGCCCTGGACACCGAGATGCAGGCCAAGAGCATCGCAGGGCTCAAGGGCGAGCTTAACCGGTGCGCTGCCTACGGCATTCCCTTCGCGGTGTCCCACATTGGAGCCCACATGGGCCGCGGCATCGAGGAGGGCCTTCGCATCGCGGCAGAAGGGATCGCCGAGGTGCTTGCCGATACGCCGGACTCCGTGACTCTGCTCATGGAGACAACCGCAGGGCAAGGGAGTGTCCTCAACTCGAAGTTTGAGGAGCTTGCCTGGCTGCTCGATGCGCTCAAGGGCCACAAGCGGCTCGGGGTCTGCCTCGACACTTGCCACGTTTTTGTCGCCGGATACGATCTGCGCAATCAGGAAATGTTTGAAGCTACATTTGATCGTTTTGGCAAGGCGGTTGGACTGGACCGGCTCAAAGCGATCCACTGCAACGACAGCAAGAAGGGTCTTGGCTCGCATGCCGACCGCCACGAGCACATCGGCAAAGGGGAAATCGGCGAAGAGGCGTTCCGGCTGCTGGTCAACGACCCGAAGTTTGAGTACGTGCCGATCCTCCTGGAGACTCCGGAAGCGGAAACCATGCACCAGGTGAATCTGGAAGTGCTGATGGGGCTAAGAGAAGCCTGA
- a CDS encoding competence/damage-inducible protein A — MTAEIVSVGTEILMGQIVDTNAQAIGKLLPELGITHRYRQTVGDNLERVTSALNLALSRSDIVFTIGGLGPTQDDLTREAIAEALGDPLVEDSKITERLSKLFASRGLTWTESQRRQAMRPGCAEPIDNPNGTAPGLVCRMGGKTIFALPGPRTEFIPMLEGPVREMLNGLTPGVTIVSRLLRVIGLGESLVEQRVAELLANENPSIAPYAHPGEVHLRLTASAPSEADANALLDPFEAKVRAILGSAIYASGDLTIEGHILKLLYARGQTLAVAESCTGGGLGARLTGVPGSSAVFLGGVISYANEVKERLLSVHPGVLLEKGAVSAECAREMAEGAKGLIGADWALSITGVAGPGGGSEAKPVGLIYIGWSGPDSSGAQEFKFRGSRESIRIRSIQSALVLLREKLEGL, encoded by the coding sequence ATGACCGCCGAAATCGTCAGCGTCGGAACCGAGATCCTGATGGGCCAAATCGTGGATACGAACGCCCAGGCCATCGGGAAGCTCTTGCCGGAGCTCGGCATCACGCACCGCTACCGACAGACGGTTGGCGACAACCTGGAGCGCGTGACTTCGGCGCTCAACCTGGCCCTGAGCCGTTCCGATATCGTGTTCACCATCGGCGGTCTCGGCCCGACCCAAGATGACCTCACCCGCGAAGCCATCGCCGAAGCGCTCGGCGATCCCCTGGTCGAAGATTCCAAGATCACCGAACGCCTCAGCAAGCTCTTTGCTTCGCGGGGGCTCACCTGGACGGAATCGCAGCGCCGGCAGGCGATGCGTCCCGGGTGCGCCGAGCCGATCGACAACCCCAATGGGACCGCGCCTGGGCTGGTTTGCCGCATGGGCGGCAAAACGATCTTTGCGTTACCTGGACCCCGAACTGAGTTCATCCCAATGCTCGAAGGGCCGGTGCGTGAGATGCTGAACGGGCTGACGCCGGGGGTCACGATTGTGTCGCGACTTCTGCGCGTCATAGGGCTTGGAGAAAGCCTTGTCGAGCAACGGGTGGCCGAACTGCTGGCGAACGAAAACCCCTCCATCGCGCCCTATGCCCATCCCGGCGAGGTGCACTTGAGGCTGACGGCTTCGGCGCCCAGCGAGGCCGACGCGAATGCGCTCCTCGATCCGTTCGAGGCCAAGGTGAGGGCCATTCTGGGATCGGCAATCTATGCGTCGGGCGATTTGACGATCGAGGGCCACATCCTGAAGCTCCTCTATGCGCGCGGGCAGACGCTGGCGGTCGCAGAAAGCTGTACGGGCGGAGGCCTCGGGGCGCGGCTGACCGGCGTGCCGGGCTCTTCGGCGGTGTTCCTCGGCGGGGTGATCAGTTATGCGAACGAGGTCAAGGAGAGGCTTCTCAGTGTGCATCCCGGCGTACTGCTGGAGAAAGGCGCGGTTTCGGCGGAATGTGCGCGTGAGATGGCGGAAGGCGCCAAAGGACTGATCGGCGCGGACTGGGCGTTGAGCATCACCGGTGTGGCGGGTCCCGGCGGCGGCTCGGAAGCAAAGCCGGTGGGGCTGATCTACATCGGTTGGTCTGGGCCGGACTCGTCTGGGGCGCAGGAGTTCAAGTTTCGGGGGTCGAGAGAGAGCATTCGGATACGAAGCATTCAGTCGGCGCTCGTGCTGCTCAGAGAGAAGCTGGAGGGGCTGTAG
- the polA gene encoding DNA polymerase I: protein MRPTTSSGLDQLQLVDERVHVLTTRVGVTDTVTYDPTAVRDRYGVTPEQLPDWKAIVGDTSDNIPGVPGIGEKGATALIQQFGSVESLIERLQEAEPKYLKKLEAPGVIEQLKKSKWLATICRTAEVAYGFEPFAVTEEQVQKARAFLEYYELRSHVKRLPQVLAPYIEGGSIEPIPVEVVSEAIEATHRSAKSLEDLETWIGGRPYSLFLGSTSAQASMFEEGAAEAFIGLDAEVARVPEPLALEFLGAVPGQAVVHDAKPLIKKARTGLQPVGFDTMLAGYVLQSGRSSYALRDLVQGYLDLTPPTKPEEMAVALYRLRATMESQLRKESQEKVLFDIEQPLTPILAEMESFGIQVSRPFLENFSGSLQVQIAASAARVYELAGEEFNIGSPKQLGEVLFEKLKIPGQKKTKTGYATGAEILQFIDHPIAKEILNWRELSKLRSTYADSLPRMIAQDGRIHTTYAQAVAATGRLSSNDPNLQNIPIRTDLGREIRKAFVAAAGTSLVSLDYSQIELRILAHYCKDPNLLRAFETGEDVHTVTASVMFDAGREEVSKTQRGYAKLLNYAVLYGVTDFGLANQLGGDFSVTEARTLIENYYSRFPSVKAFMDGIVAEARSKGFTTTLCGRRRYFPEIHAANRNERLGAERQAMNAPMQGTAADMIKLAMVDVRGRLDASATRMLLQVHDELLFEMPHDDRALIEPIRGLMENALPMDVRVEVDAKAGPNWGEMTPLDRG from the coding sequence ATGAGGCCGACGACATCATCGGGCCTGGACCAGCTCCAGCTCGTCGACGAACGTGTTCACGTGCTCACCACGCGGGTTGGGGTGACCGACACGGTGACTTACGACCCAACGGCCGTGCGGGACCGCTATGGCGTGACCCCCGAGCAGCTTCCCGATTGGAAGGCCATTGTCGGCGACACCAGCGACAACATCCCCGGCGTACCCGGGATTGGCGAGAAGGGTGCGACGGCCCTGATTCAGCAGTTTGGGTCGGTCGAGAGCCTGATCGAGCGCCTGCAAGAGGCCGAGCCGAAATATCTCAAGAAGCTTGAAGCGCCGGGCGTGATCGAGCAGCTCAAGAAGTCGAAGTGGCTTGCCACCATCTGCCGCACGGCGGAGGTCGCCTATGGATTCGAGCCGTTCGCCGTGACCGAAGAACAGGTTCAGAAGGCGCGGGCGTTCCTCGAGTATTACGAGCTGCGCAGCCACGTGAAGCGCTTGCCGCAGGTCCTGGCGCCGTACATCGAAGGCGGGTCTATCGAACCCATCCCCGTGGAAGTCGTCTCCGAGGCGATCGAAGCGACGCACCGATCCGCAAAGAGCCTGGAAGACCTGGAGACCTGGATCGGGGGCCGGCCGTACTCGTTGTTCTTGGGGTCAACCTCAGCCCAGGCCAGCATGTTCGAGGAAGGCGCTGCAGAAGCGTTCATCGGGTTGGACGCGGAGGTCGCGCGTGTCCCTGAGCCCTTGGCGCTGGAGTTCCTCGGCGCTGTGCCCGGCCAAGCGGTTGTTCACGACGCCAAACCGCTCATCAAGAAGGCTCGGACTGGCCTCCAACCGGTCGGATTTGACACGATGCTTGCGGGGTACGTGCTTCAGTCCGGGCGGTCGTCGTATGCGTTGCGCGACCTGGTGCAGGGCTACCTCGACCTGACCCCACCAACCAAACCTGAGGAGATGGCCGTGGCACTCTACCGGCTTCGGGCGACGATGGAGTCGCAGCTCCGAAAGGAAAGCCAGGAGAAGGTCCTGTTCGATATTGAGCAACCTTTGACCCCTATTCTTGCTGAAATGGAGAGTTTCGGCATCCAGGTGAGCAGGCCGTTCCTGGAGAACTTCTCCGGAAGCCTTCAGGTCCAGATCGCGGCATCGGCGGCACGGGTCTATGAACTGGCGGGGGAGGAGTTTAACATCGGCTCCCCAAAACAGTTGGGCGAAGTTCTCTTTGAAAAGCTCAAGATTCCTGGACAAAAGAAGACGAAAACGGGATATGCAACGGGGGCGGAAATCCTCCAGTTCATCGACCACCCGATCGCCAAGGAGATTCTGAACTGGAGGGAGCTCTCCAAGCTGAGGTCGACGTATGCCGATTCGCTACCGAGAATGATCGCTCAGGACGGGAGAATCCACACCACCTACGCGCAGGCCGTTGCCGCCACTGGTCGACTGAGCTCCAACGACCCCAACCTCCAGAACATCCCCATCCGGACGGACCTCGGGCGCGAGATCAGGAAGGCGTTCGTGGCGGCAGCAGGCACTTCGTTGGTTTCCCTCGACTACTCCCAGATCGAGCTAAGAATTCTGGCCCATTACTGCAAGGATCCGAATCTCCTGCGGGCGTTTGAAACCGGCGAGGACGTGCACACCGTCACCGCTTCGGTGATGTTCGATGCCGGACGAGAAGAAGTCTCCAAGACCCAAAGGGGCTACGCGAAGCTGCTCAACTATGCGGTGCTCTATGGCGTCACCGACTTTGGCCTGGCGAACCAATTGGGCGGCGACTTCTCCGTCACCGAGGCGCGAACGCTGATCGAGAACTACTACTCCAGGTTCCCGAGTGTGAAGGCGTTTATGGATGGGATCGTCGCCGAGGCGCGCTCGAAAGGGTTCACGACCACGCTCTGTGGGCGCAGGCGCTACTTCCCGGAGATTCATGCGGCGAACCGCAACGAACGGCTTGGCGCCGAGCGTCAGGCGATGAACGCCCCCATGCAAGGAACCGCCGCCGACATGATCAAGCTGGCCATGGTCGACGTGCGCGGACGCCTCGACGCCTCAGCGACCCGGATGCTGCTGCAGGTTCACGACGAACTGCTGTTTGAAATGCCGCACGACGACCGAGCGCTGATCGAGCCGATCCGCGGTTTGATGGAGAACGCCCTTCCCATGGACGTCCGCGTGGAGGTGGACGCGAAGGCGGGCCCCAACTGGGGTGAGATGACGCCGCTGGACAGGGGCTGA
- a CDS encoding FAD-dependent oxidoreductase: MLALVCGGALLTIETQVSAKEYEPNVAVRISDVALDPEIFQNGSEVCARDLTYEAQRIGRYLGERGYRGQERLISTVEFIHRVKARFPQATLFRYVESWGKAILVPLHWSENVMARVFRSYDVAVVGGELASITTAMAAADRGFHVALVFAGPLGGVSAASGANLRFFDNMGTTTHTPQQQALFREALAMIGWTSVPVNADERLRQFLESRYAGRIDLIRTGSFDSLHVRLSGKRIESILTSEGDQIEASTFIDTDVESRIAEKCGLRYTVETPFLACGMVFDVKGLTSEDWKMLQSHVGLTPDEIMASEGVRVDQVLADERAAHVMALLEKQIATDSFRSAAYCKIGYVALSQAYHFKMLCRGLVHPEDKGLEWLNSRRMASGFNIGIQPGIACFNDFGYRLKRTRLQHSHSLADDPELWPIRKIEIPAIEEYFRQMTGNGSLVVRMPEQFYLRRSSAFFETLRPYTAAEFNTDEVGPFHTYYPMDLRDLTARDPENWRIVKRYIQESRGLHKWNCRADAAQTKVENLYLVNQCAVTPAFSGGQRIQANQMNVGAAVVASLPAPGPAGR; the protein is encoded by the coding sequence GTGCTTGCGCTTGTCTGCGGCGGCGCCCTGCTGACCATCGAGACGCAGGTCAGCGCGAAGGAATACGAGCCCAACGTTGCGGTCCGCATCAGCGATGTGGCGCTCGACCCCGAGATTTTCCAGAACGGCAGCGAGGTGTGCGCACGCGACCTCACCTATGAGGCCCAGCGCATCGGGCGCTACCTTGGCGAACGGGGCTACAGGGGCCAAGAAAGGCTCATTTCGACCGTGGAATTCATCCATCGGGTGAAGGCCCGGTTCCCGCAAGCGACGCTCTTCCGCTATGTCGAATCCTGGGGCAAGGCCATTCTGGTGCCGCTTCACTGGTCGGAGAACGTGATGGCTCGGGTGTTCCGGTCCTATGACGTGGCCGTGGTCGGCGGCGAACTGGCCTCCATCACGACGGCAATGGCCGCGGCTGATCGCGGTTTCCATGTGGCCCTGGTTTTCGCGGGACCCCTTGGCGGCGTCTCGGCGGCTTCCGGCGCGAACCTCCGGTTCTTCGACAACATGGGCACCACGACCCACACGCCGCAGCAGCAGGCCCTGTTCCGTGAGGCGCTTGCGATGATCGGCTGGACGTCGGTCCCCGTGAACGCGGATGAGCGCCTGAGGCAGTTCCTGGAGAGCCGATACGCGGGGCGCATCGACCTCATCCGGACCGGTTCCTTCGACAGCCTTCACGTTCGATTGAGCGGGAAGCGGATCGAGAGCATTCTGACCAGCGAGGGCGACCAGATCGAGGCTTCCACGTTTATCGATACCGACGTGGAGTCCCGGATCGCTGAAAAGTGCGGCCTGCGCTACACCGTCGAAACCCCGTTTTTGGCTTGCGGCATGGTGTTCGACGTGAAGGGATTGACCTCGGAGGACTGGAAAATGCTCCAGAGCCACGTGGGCCTGACCCCAGATGAGATCATGGCCTCGGAAGGAGTGAGAGTTGATCAGGTGCTGGCAGATGAGCGTGCGGCGCACGTGATGGCGCTCCTTGAAAAGCAGATCGCCACCGACAGCTTTCGGTCGGCTGCCTACTGCAAGATCGGCTACGTGGCCCTCTCGCAGGCGTACCATTTTAAGATGCTCTGCCGGGGACTGGTTCATCCGGAGGACAAGGGTCTGGAGTGGCTGAACAGCAGGCGCATGGCCAGCGGTTTCAACATCGGCATCCAGCCCGGCATCGCCTGCTTCAACGATTTTGGCTACAGGTTGAAGCGAACCCGGCTTCAGCACTCGCACAGCCTGGCAGACGATCCCGAGCTTTGGCCGATTCGAAAGATCGAAATCCCCGCCATCGAGGAGTATTTCCGGCAGATGACCGGCAACGGGAGCCTTGTGGTTCGGATGCCCGAGCAGTTCTATCTGCGGCGCTCCTCGGCGTTCTTCGAAACCCTGCGGCCCTACACGGCCGCGGAGTTCAACACCGACGAAGTGGGCCCATTCCACACCTACTATCCGATGGATCTGCGCGACCTTACAGCGCGGGATCCTGAGAACTGGCGGATCGTGAAGCGGTACATCCAGGAATCGCGTGGGCTCCACAAGTGGAATTGCCGGGCCGATGCCGCCCAGACAAAAGTCGAGAACCTGTATCTCGTCAACCAGTGCGCCGTGACCCCGGCTTTCTCAGGCGGGCAGCGGATTCAAGCCAACCAGATGAACGTGGGTGCCGCCGTCGTGGCCTCTTTGCCCGCGCCCGGTCCCGCTGGGAGGTAA
- a CDS encoding TfoX/Sxy family protein, with protein MVYRPVRYEQIMKVAEAFDVRARRMFNGMGIYTGEKMFAFLYESEIGLKLSPEDQQTALALAGAGPLQPDPAMEPMREYVKMPIEVLDNFEQFTYWVERSTTYVRKKNGMA; from the coding sequence ATGGTTTACAGGCCCGTTCGCTACGAGCAGATCATGAAGGTCGCCGAGGCCTTTGATGTAAGGGCTCGCCGGATGTTTAACGGTATGGGAATCTATACCGGCGAGAAGATGTTTGCCTTCCTCTATGAGTCGGAAATCGGCCTCAAGCTCTCTCCAGAAGACCAGCAAACGGCGCTTGCCCTGGCCGGCGCAGGCCCCCTCCAGCCTGACCCTGCGATGGAACCGATGCGCGAGTACGTGAAGATGCCGATCGAAGTCCTCGACAACTTCGAGCAGTTCACCTATTGGGTCGAGCGGAGCACCACTTACGTTCGCAAGAAGAACGGCATGGCGTAA
- a CDS encoding 7-carboxy-7-deazaguanine synthase QueE, with the protein MRIAEIFRSIQGEGIWAGTPSTFVRVSGCNLRCSWCDTKYASWNPEGEVLAVEEITRRVEEAELGHVVLTGGEPMLFEPIEELCRQLWTSGFTVTIETAGTVYRNLHCDLMSISPKLSNSTPGPEAGMGWTERHERTRSDREPLRQLLDAFECQLKFVVSAERLQADLAEIGQVLSGLPPVAKERILLMPEATTAGQLRTAGAAVAAVCVEKGFRFGPRLHVELYGNRRGT; encoded by the coding sequence CTGCGCATCGCCGAGATCTTTCGCAGCATCCAGGGAGAGGGCATCTGGGCGGGAACGCCCTCAACTTTCGTGCGCGTTTCTGGATGCAACCTAAGGTGCTCCTGGTGCGACACCAAATACGCCAGTTGGAATCCTGAGGGAGAGGTTTTGGCGGTCGAAGAGATCACCAGACGCGTGGAAGAGGCCGAGCTCGGGCATGTGGTGCTGACCGGTGGCGAGCCGATGCTCTTTGAGCCGATCGAGGAACTCTGCCGGCAGTTATGGACCAGTGGTTTCACGGTTACGATCGAGACCGCCGGCACCGTTTATCGCAACCTGCACTGCGACCTGATGTCGATCAGCCCGAAACTCTCCAACTCGACCCCGGGCCCTGAGGCCGGAATGGGATGGACGGAACGGCACGAACGGACCCGGTCCGACAGGGAGCCATTGCGACAACTTCTGGACGCATTCGAATGCCAACTGAAGTTCGTTGTGTCAGCCGAACGCCTTCAGGCAGACTTGGCTGAGATCGGCCAAGTCCTATCTGGGCTTCCCCCAGTAGCCAAGGAAAGGATTCTGCTCATGCCGGAGGCGACGACGGCCGGCCAATTGCGAACTGCGGGCGCGGCAGTGGCTGCCGTGTGCGTCGAGAAGGGATTTCGGTTTGGGCCCAGGCTCCACGTGGAGCTCTACGGGAACCGCCGGGGGACCTGA